One genomic window of Paeniglutamicibacter sp. Y32M11 includes the following:
- a CDS encoding NAD(P)/FAD-dependent oxidoreductase — MTILDRDVVIIGAGPSGLTAAYELRKAGKSVAVLEARDRVGGRTWSQNMDGATIEIGGQWISPDQTGLYSLIEELGIETFERYKEGASVYLAEDGTRSVYTGEDFPVAESSVAEMNKLIQEMDRLTAQVDPDAPWTHPQAAELDMISFHHWLRTISNDEVACNNVGLFIAGGMLTKPAHTFSALQALLMSSSAGSFSNLVDEDFILDRRMVGTMQGVSIAVAERLGTDVFLNNPVLKLDWSEDGVTAYGTDVTVNAKKVIIAVPPNLYSRISYNPPLPRRQHVTHQHQSMGLVIKVHAVYETPFWREEGLSGTCFGPSAIVQELYDNTYHEETTGTLVGFISDLQADAMFLLPEEERKAAILASMAEFLGAKALEPSVFYLSDFGAEEWTRGAYATSYDLGGLFRFGPDQNKNVGPIYFSSSDLAGEGYQHVDGAVRMGRRTAVRINAAIDGTEPAAKYDGVKSLFGSLLASGK; from the coding sequence ATGACTATCCTGGATCGCGACGTCGTTATTATCGGAGCCGGCCCCTCGGGCCTGACCGCGGCCTACGAGCTGCGTAAGGCGGGCAAGTCCGTGGCCGTGCTGGAGGCCCGCGATCGCGTTGGCGGCCGCACCTGGAGCCAGAACATGGACGGGGCCACCATCGAAATCGGTGGCCAGTGGATTTCTCCTGACCAGACCGGGCTCTACTCGCTGATCGAGGAACTGGGCATCGAGACGTTCGAACGCTACAAGGAAGGCGCCTCCGTCTACCTCGCGGAGGACGGAACCCGCTCGGTCTACACCGGCGAGGACTTCCCGGTGGCCGAGTCCAGCGTTGCCGAGATGAACAAGCTCATCCAGGAAATGGACCGACTGACCGCGCAGGTAGATCCCGACGCTCCCTGGACGCACCCGCAGGCGGCCGAGCTGGACATGATCTCCTTCCACCACTGGTTGCGCACCATCTCCAACGACGAGGTGGCTTGCAACAATGTAGGCCTGTTCATTGCCGGCGGCATGCTGACCAAACCCGCTCACACCTTCTCCGCACTGCAAGCACTGTTGATGTCCTCCTCCGCGGGATCCTTCTCCAACCTGGTTGACGAGGACTTCATCCTTGACCGCCGCATGGTCGGCACCATGCAGGGTGTTTCCATCGCGGTGGCCGAGCGTCTAGGTACCGATGTGTTCCTGAACAACCCGGTGCTGAAGCTCGACTGGTCCGAGGATGGGGTGACTGCCTACGGCACCGACGTCACGGTGAACGCCAAAAAAGTGATCATCGCCGTGCCGCCGAACCTGTACTCGCGCATTTCCTACAACCCACCGCTGCCGCGCCGCCAGCATGTGACCCATCAGCACCAGTCCATGGGCCTGGTCATCAAGGTGCACGCCGTGTACGAGACCCCGTTCTGGCGCGAAGAGGGCCTCTCGGGTACCTGCTTCGGCCCCTCGGCGATCGTGCAGGAACTCTACGACAACACCTACCATGAGGAAACCACCGGCACCCTGGTCGGATTCATCTCCGATCTGCAGGCCGACGCCATGTTCCTCCTTCCCGAAGAAGAGCGCAAGGCCGCTATCCTCGCCTCCATGGCCGAATTCCTGGGTGCCAAGGCGCTGGAACCGAGCGTCTTCTACCTCTCCGACTTCGGTGCCGAGGAGTGGACCCGCGGCGCCTATGCCACCAGCTACGATCTGGGCGGGCTGTTCCGCTTCGGGCCGGACCAGAACAAAAACGTCGGCCCAATCTACTTCTCCTCCTCGGATCTCGCCGGCGAGGGCTACCAGCATGTTGATGGTGCTGTTCGGATGGGACGACGCACCGCGGTACGTATCAACGCCGCGATCGACGGCACCGAACCGGCGGCGAAGTACGACGGAGTGAAATCCCTCTTCGGTTCCCTGCTCGCCTCCGGTAAGTAA
- a CDS encoding TetR/AcrR family transcriptional regulator, which yields MQESATPPGATRRRVGRPRSGVLDRELIARAALKLVTSGGYTALTMSAVAKELGVSPSALYNHVESKQELMQWIQEIVMDGVDSSAFATHPLEQALLRWAASYRDIFADHAPLIPLIAVLPVSGSPRTLQMYEVVASGFTRAGWKQSKIIPSIVAIESFIFGSALDATAPLDIFDPGANAGSIPHFEGALAAQRASGNHSAEDAFITGLRAMITGLLANAELD from the coding sequence ATGCAGGAATCAGCTACTCCCCCCGGGGCGACTCGGCGCCGCGTCGGTCGCCCGCGCTCTGGCGTGCTTGACCGCGAGCTGATCGCACGGGCAGCGCTAAAGCTAGTGACTTCCGGTGGATACACCGCCCTGACCATGTCGGCAGTGGCCAAGGAACTCGGCGTCTCACCGTCGGCGCTGTATAACCACGTGGAATCCAAGCAGGAACTTATGCAGTGGATCCAGGAAATCGTGATGGACGGGGTCGATTCCTCGGCCTTCGCGACCCACCCGCTGGAGCAGGCCCTCCTACGCTGGGCGGCGAGCTACCGCGATATTTTTGCTGATCACGCGCCCTTGATTCCTCTCATTGCCGTCCTGCCGGTCTCCGGGTCGCCACGGACGCTTCAGATGTACGAGGTAGTTGCCTCCGGCTTCACCCGAGCGGGCTGGAAGCAGTCAAAGATCATCCCGAGCATCGTTGCCATTGAGTCGTTCATTTTCGGGTCCGCACTGGACGCCACTGCCCCCTTGGACATCTTTGACCCGGGAGCCAACGCCGGAAGTATCCCCCACTTCGAGGGGGCCTTGGCCGCGCAACGGGCGAGCGGAAACCACAGCGCCGAGGATGCCTTCATCACTGGTTTGCGAGCCATGATTACCGGCCTCCTCGCGAACGCAGAACTCGACTAG
- a CDS encoding dihydrofolate reductase family protein, with translation MPPDVRVGGGIGTAREFLRAGLIDDLHLLVAPVILGRGTRLWDDLPGLDLTHKVKTEVAESGTIHITFTR, from the coding sequence ATGCCGCCAGACGTGCGCGTCGGCGGAGGAATCGGCACCGCGCGCGAGTTCCTCCGCGCCGGCCTGATTGATGACCTCCACCTCTTGGTCGCCCCCGTTATCCTTGGCCGCGGAACCCGGTTGTGGGATGATCTACCCGGCTTGGACCTTACGCACAAGGTGAAAACAGAAGTCGCCGAGAGCGGCACCATCCACATCACCTTCACCCGGTAG
- a CDS encoding PaaI family thioesterase: MSVLPEPTTNRSRTIHFQSPESDKAKVFERSGIEQLRAMASGLVAAPPISSHIGLGFVSVGDGDVVMTAEPDESHYNPIGSVHGGFFATVLDSVCGCAVHSTLPVGVGYTSLEIKVSFLHPITAETGTVTAHGWVTRRAKNVAFAEAEIRDAEDRVLATASSTCLIIYPKSAATGAPSNMVRE; this comes from the coding sequence ATGTCGGTATTGCCCGAGCCCACAACAAACCGTTCACGGACCATCCACTTCCAGAGCCCCGAATCGGATAAGGCCAAGGTATTTGAGCGTAGCGGAATCGAACAACTGCGTGCCATGGCCTCGGGGCTCGTCGCGGCGCCGCCGATCAGTAGTCACATTGGGTTGGGATTTGTTTCCGTTGGCGATGGAGACGTGGTGATGACCGCGGAACCGGACGAATCACATTACAACCCCATCGGATCGGTCCACGGCGGGTTCTTCGCCACGGTCCTGGACTCCGTGTGCGGATGTGCCGTCCATAGCACGCTGCCGGTCGGAGTCGGATATACCAGTCTGGAAATCAAGGTGTCATTCCTGCATCCCATCACCGCCGAAACCGGCACCGTCACCGCTCATGGGTGGGTCACCCGGCGAGCCAAGAATGTGGCCTTCGCCGAAGCCGAAATTCGGGACGCCGAGGACCGGGTGCTGGCCACTGCCTCGAGCACGTGCCTGATTATTTACCCGAAGAGCGCGGCCACCGGCGCCCCGTCCAACATGGTCCGGGAATGA
- a CDS encoding DUF456 domain-containing protein, translating into MDLQVITTVVAGLLLAVAVVGTIVPVLPGSLLAIGTLLAWAWIIGSPAAWWCAGIGMALALAGFSASAVLTGRNMKQQQIPRGSIALGIALAVVGMFVIPVLGLFLGFALGLVLGEFARRKDFGAALAASGSALKAMGWGVLVEFGAAALAASIWMIGVITHFMTR; encoded by the coding sequence ATGGATTTACAAGTCATCACCACCGTTGTTGCGGGGTTGCTGTTGGCCGTCGCCGTAGTCGGAACCATCGTCCCGGTGCTTCCCGGAAGCCTGCTGGCCATCGGCACGCTTTTGGCCTGGGCCTGGATCATTGGCAGTCCCGCGGCCTGGTGGTGCGCGGGCATTGGAATGGCACTGGCGCTCGCCGGGTTCAGTGCCTCCGCGGTACTGACCGGACGCAATATGAAACAGCAGCAAATTCCGCGCGGCTCGATCGCGTTGGGCATCGCGCTGGCGGTGGTGGGCATGTTCGTCATTCCCGTGCTGGGCTTGTTCCTAGGTTTTGCGCTGGGCCTGGTGCTGGGCGAATTTGCTCGGCGTAAGGACTTTGGGGCAGCCTTGGCTGCCTCCGGCTCGGCACTCAAGGCCATGGGATGGGGAGTTCTGGTTGAGTTTGGTGCCGCGGCGTTGGCCGCATCGATCTGGATGATCGGCGTGATCACGCACTTTATGACCCGCTAG
- a CDS encoding LamB/YcsF family protein, with product MTYIDLNSDVGESFGNWTMGDDAAIFASVSSANVACGFHAGDPSVIAQTCRDAVSANVTIGAHVGYRDLAGFGRRFLDCSATELADDVLYQLGALEALARAAGSTIKYVKPHGALYNTIVHHEVHAQAVIDAIRAFGSDLPVLLLPGSVALAKAENAGLRPVAEAFADRNYNPDGTLVSRREANAVLHDPELVTANMIRLATEKTVVAIDGTVIPMDAESICVHGDTAGAVAMAAAVRTGLTNAGITIKSFV from the coding sequence GTGACTTATATCGACCTGAATTCCGACGTCGGAGAGTCCTTCGGCAACTGGACCATGGGTGACGACGCTGCCATTTTTGCCTCCGTCTCCTCGGCGAATGTCGCCTGCGGATTCCATGCGGGAGACCCCAGCGTCATTGCCCAAACCTGCCGTGATGCCGTGAGTGCAAATGTCACCATCGGTGCTCACGTGGGTTACCGCGACCTAGCCGGCTTTGGCCGCCGCTTCTTGGACTGTTCGGCCACCGAACTGGCCGATGATGTGCTCTACCAGCTCGGCGCCCTGGAGGCACTGGCCCGGGCTGCGGGCTCCACCATCAAGTACGTCAAGCCACACGGTGCCCTCTACAACACCATCGTGCACCATGAGGTCCATGCCCAGGCCGTCATCGATGCCATCCGTGCCTTCGGCTCCGATCTTCCGGTGCTGCTGTTGCCCGGCTCCGTCGCCCTAGCCAAGGCCGAGAACGCTGGTCTGCGTCCGGTGGCCGAGGCCTTTGCCGATCGAAACTACAACCCCGACGGCACCCTGGTCTCCCGCCGCGAGGCCAACGCCGTACTGCATGACCCAGAGCTCGTCACCGCCAACATGATCCGCTTGGCCACCGAAAAGACCGTCGTGGCCATCGACGGCACGGTGATCCCCATGGACGCCGAAAGTATCTGCGTCCATGGCGACACCGCCGGTGCCGTGGCCATGGCCGCCGCCGTACGGACCGGACTGACAAATGCCGGCATCACAATCAAGAGCTTTGTATGA
- a CDS encoding carboxyltransferase domain-containing protein, translating to MSILNTRFAGTRSVLVELSDLDSVLALAALLKTTPLPGQLDVLAAASTIFIKTDSWAAAQKIAAQIPTLELGSAPTDSGSLVEVPVYYDGEDLAEVAALTGLSIEAVINAHTTQLWRAAFGGFAPGFAYLRGENQTLNVPRRDTPPQGGALRSRGSGR from the coding sequence ATGAGCATCCTCAACACCCGTTTTGCCGGCACCCGATCGGTACTCGTAGAACTCTCCGATCTTGATTCGGTGCTGGCCCTGGCCGCCCTGCTCAAGACCACCCCACTGCCGGGGCAACTTGATGTGTTGGCAGCAGCCTCCACCATCTTCATCAAGACCGACTCCTGGGCCGCGGCCCAAAAGATCGCCGCACAGATCCCGACCCTGGAACTCGGCTCCGCCCCCACGGACAGCGGGTCCCTGGTTGAGGTCCCGGTGTACTACGACGGCGAAGACCTCGCCGAGGTGGCAGCGCTCACCGGGCTGAGCATCGAGGCCGTGATCAACGCCCACACCACGCAGCTCTGGCGTGCGGCATTTGGTGGTTTCGCCCCCGGCTTCGCCTACCTACGTGGCGAGAACCAAACACTTAATGTGCCGCGCCGTGACACCCCCCCGCAAGGTGGTGCCCTCCGGAGCCGTGGCTCTGGCCGGTGA